The Clostridium aceticum genomic interval GCTTATTTGAAAATTCACGAATATCCAAAATTCTTCCCTCCAATTCTTTTTCAATCATTTCTTAATTTAGCTATCTGCACCGGTGATTCATTAAAGATTCAAATTTTCTAGGGAATAGCGCGAAATAATTTTTTCGATGTCTTGATGTGGACTTGCGATAACAACCGAGCTATAAACTTCAGAACCCATATTTTCTACAGCTCTTACCCCGGTTTCTACAGCTGCTTTGCAGGCTCCTACATCTCCTCGAACTAGCACAGAAATATAACCAGAAGCTACGTTTTCGAAACCAATTAATTCAACATCAGCAGCTTTGCACATTGCATCCGCAGCCTCTAAAACATATACGATTCCAAATGTCTCTATTAAACCTAAAGCATTATATCTACCCATATGCAGTTCATCTCCCCTCATTTGTATTTATTTATCAATGTCATATAGCGAAACAATATTTCCAATGGCTTGAATAGGTCGTGGCATAACATTTTGTGCTGTTAATTTGCCTATTGCTGCTGCCGCCGCTGCTCCTGCTTCTACAGCCGCCTTAACGGCAGCAATATCTCCCTTTACCATAATCGTAACAAGTGTGGAACCTACATTTTCATAAGATACCAGTTCAACATTAGC includes:
- a CDS encoding BMC domain-containing protein, whose translation is MRYYGEEALGLVETVGMVPALEAADKMLKAANVELVSYENVGSTLVTIMVKGDIAAVKAAVEAGAAAAAAIGKLTAQNVMPRPIQAIGNIVSLYDIDK
- a CDS encoding BMC domain-containing protein, yielding MGRYNALGLIETFGIVYVLEAADAMCKAADVELIGFENVASGYISVLVRGDVGACKAAVETGVRAVENMGSEVYSSVVIASPHQDIEKIISRYSLENLNL